ACTAAAATCACTCTCCAGCAACTGGAAAAAGCTGCAGGAGACTTTGAAGAAGGACGTCTCCACGGCCCCCACGCCAAAGCGCAAACGATCCGATCGCGAGTCTCAGAATGATCTGAAGAAGCGGAAAACCGTTACAGAAgcagggaaaggaggaaaaCGCACCTCACAAGCTGCACACACCACCAAGAAACGAAATAGaatgtctccagcttccccagaTGGGGTTGGGAAGGAAACTCAAAGTATATCCCGGAAAAGTTCCACGGCGGCATTTCCAAAGGACAATGAAGGCCGTTCTTCAACGTTAGTACTCCGATTCCCATATTTACCCCAACCTGCCTCTCTCTTCAGTAAAGAATGATCACTAACAATCCATTATAGCGTCGAAATAGGGAAATATATTGCGGTGGATTGTGAGATGGTTGGAATTGGGCCAAACCCAGACAACGATTCAGCCCTTGCCCGCATCAGTATCGTCAACTACAACGGTGATCAAATATACGACTCATATGTACGACCTAAGGAGATGGTTACGGATTGGCGAACACACGTCAGTGGAATAACACCCAAGCATATGGTGGAAGCTAGGACATTAGAACAAGTGCAGAAACAGGTCGCGGAGATCCTTGATGGACGGATACTAGTGGGACATGCTCTCCGAAACGACTTAGATGCTCTTTTGCTCAGTCACCCTAAGCGCGATATTAGAGATACCAGCAAGCACCCCCCGTATCGGAAAATTGCCGGAGGAGGTTCCCCTCGACTGAAGATCCTGGCGTCAGAGTTCCTCGGGCTGAAAATACAAGACGGCGCCCATTCAAGTGTGGAGGATGCGAAGGCTACAATGCTCTTGTACCGGCGAGACAAAGATGAGTTCGAACGAGAACATTTGAAGAAATGGCCTGTTCGTGTGGCGCCGGAGAACAAGGAGAACGGaggggatgagaagaagaagaagaaaaagaaaaagaagaccCGTAAGAGGTGAGGATGTATTTGATATTGTGTTCGATATACCCTAGAAATGATGAATTTGATGTATAAATGTTGGCAGATTGCCAACTACTTTGAAAACACTGCATCCTATCTAGAAATTAGTCGCGCGGGGATGAATTTGCTGTTAATACCAGCGTGCTATACCTCTCGTTCTTGCTAATCTAACATAAGTATACTTAGTACCCATCGCAATCTATAACTTCATAAAGCAAAACCCAAACAAGACGAGTATAGTATAAAACCTGAGATTTGACGGCACCGGTCCGCAGTTAATGCCAAAATACAGGCCTGGTATGTGGCTTTAGAGGTTAGGGAACTCGATATTGGCTGCGATCATCTCAAGTGCAGCCTTCATGTTGGGTCCAGAGTAACTGACGCCTGCAATGTGCATGCATCCCTGGCACTCTTCAATTTTAAAGGATAGCCCGTCTGATAAATCCATGAGAGGATTTCCCGGTGCTGCTATCCCAAAGTGACCGCCATTATGGATGCGCTTGAAGCTGACCTCCTTGAGAGCAGGGAATCCGCGGCTTAGAGCCTTGATAAAATTCCTGTATCCGTCAGCTTGTAACGACAGTCCCCTAATTGTGATGTTCTGAAGACTCTGACGATGTGGTTCCAAAACCTCTATGATATCGTGCGAATTGGCCGCAGTCATCTGGCTGAGGTAGAGCGATTTTAGGTGGAACCTGTCGCTTTTAAAGGATGCTGGCTCCAAAAAGAAGCAAGATTTCTTAGACCAAGAGAAATCGACGTCTAGGGTCTGAAGTCTTGGGGTCCTCCGGAGTAGTTCCTGGAGATAGTCCCAGTCGTGCTGGCCCAATACGCCTTCTTTGACGATAAAGGATTCCAGCTTCGCCCACACCCTGTAAAATTCATATCTCATGGTAAAATTGCTCCGGTAAGTAGCTCTGCAATTATTGATACCACGGCGGAAGGTGTCGGATTCCGGGTTCTTCGGCGGACAGGATAGGCAAAACGACCTCATTGTCAAGCCTGTGTCCATGATCATTGAAAAAACCAGCATAATTGCATCAATGGGTTCTAGAAATTCGTCGATTTTGTAGCTGTTTTCTGAATAGCCGTGGTGTATTTCAAAGTCTGTACAGTTTTTCAGGCACCCGAGCATACCTCGCCATTGTTGTATCTGGTGTTGGTTTATGTCAAGATATAGGTCGCCTACACGTGGGCCGCGCCTCCCGTACGCATAATATTCCAGGGGAAGTAGTTCATCTTGACCTGGAGACTTTCGTTTCCAGTCGATATCGTGGGCAAAATCTTTGCCTTTTGGACTATGGAAGACGATCTTTTTGACCCGTGGGGCTAACTCGGGTGTGTTAGACAGTGTTTGGAACTTCCTCAGAGATGCACTGGAGAGATCTGTATTAACTGTAGTAATACGAAGACATGAAGAGGTAAAAAACTGGAAGGTGCATTGAGATATCCATCTGCACGTCTCGCGGAGAGAACAATTGCTGGAACAATCAGAATGAATAGCAACTAACTCCACCAATTCAGGCGGTAGTCTCATAAACGCACCAGCCGATGATCGCGCTGGTAGAGGTTTGTCTGGATGGTGTTCTAAGCCCTCCGTGGGTTGATCTAGAACTTCATGGACCTCACTCATCATGGAGGTGCGAGGTCTAAACAGAACCCCTAACGACAAGCAAAGAGACTGTTCTGTTAATCGAGTACTTATTTGCTTGGTGTAGCCCAAATATTCCTAAACTTTGAAGAGTTCAAACCCCTCAGGGGAGCGAAAGAGGTTATTTATCTT
This is a stretch of genomic DNA from Aspergillus puulaauensis MK2 DNA, chromosome 8, nearly complete sequence. It encodes these proteins:
- the rex4 gene encoding putative 3'-5' exonuclease (BUSCO:EOG092646PE;~COG:L;~EggNog:ENOG410PK7W;~InterPro:IPR012337,IPR036397,IPR013520,IPR037431;~PFAM:PF00929;~go_function: GO:0003676 - nucleic acid binding [Evidence IEA];~go_function: GO:0008408 - 3'-5' exonuclease activity [Evidence IEA];~go_process: GO:0006364 - rRNA processing [Evidence IEA]), yielding MELKSLSSNWKKLQETLKKDVSTAPTPKRKRSDRESQNDLKKRKTVTEAGKGGKRTSQAAHTTKKRNRMSPASPDGVGKETQSISRKSSTAAFPKDNEGRSSTVEIGKYIAVDCEMVGIGPNPDNDSALARISIVNYNGDQIYDSYVRPKEMVTDWRTHVSGITPKHMVEARTLEQVQKQVAEILDGRILVGHALRNDLDALLLSHPKRDIRDTSKHPPYRKIAGGGSPRLKILASEFLGLKIQDGAHSSVEDAKATMLLYRRDKDEFEREHLKKWPVRVAPENKENGGDEKKKKKKKKKTRKR
- a CDS encoding uncharacterized protein (InterPro:IPR032675), with the translated sequence MRYEFYRVWAKLESFIVKEGVLGQHDWDYLQELLRRTPRLQTLDVDFSWSKKSCFFLEPASFKSDRFHLKSLYLSQMTAANSHDIIEVLEPHRQSLQNITIRGLSLQADGYRNFIKALSRGFPALKEVSFKRIHNGGHFGIAAPGNPLMDLSDGLSFKIEECQGCMHIAGVSYSGPNMKAALEMIAANIEFPNL